ATGGCAATGACGGCCAAAGTTCCCTTCGACGACCGTCGCAGCCTGGGGCATACGGTTGACGTGATCTCGCCGACGCTGGTTCGCCACTTCTTGTCCGACATCAAGAGCGATCTCGTATCGCCGGGCGCCCAGGTTGCAGATCGAGATTTATATCGCTACATGCGGATTTCGGCCCAGGTGAACGGTTTCGATGCGCCCAGGAATGTCGCCCTCCTTTTCTTTGTCAATGACCCGGAGATTTACTTCCCAGGCGCGAGGATCGAGGTGGTGCAGTTTGGAGATGGCGCCGGCGGTGATCTCATCGAAGAGAGGCTGTTCCGCGGGCCGCTGTCGGCGCAAATCAGGCAGGCGCTGGATTATTTGGATGCCCTGAGCACCACGATGATTCGGAAGATTCCCCGGCAGGCCGAGGCCCACAGAACGGTCGCTTTTCCATACGAAGCGATGGAAGAGGCCCTGGTCAACGCGGTGTATCATCGCAGCTACGAAGGGGTGCCGGAGCCGGTGAAGGTTTACCTGTACCCTGACCGGATGGAAATCATCAGCTATCCTGGGCCAGCGCCTGGCATCGAAATGCGCCATTTCCAGGTGGGCGCAACCGTGCCCCCGGTGCCCAGTCGCAACAGACGCATAGGCGAATTCCTGAAGGAGCTTCGCCTCGCTGAAGGCCGCGGGACAGGTATCCCCAAGATCTATCGCAAGATGAACGAAAACGGTTCGCCGCGCCCGATCTTCGAGTTCGATGAGAGCCGCACCTACTTTCGCGTCATTCTGCCGGCCCATCCGCAGTATGTGGTCATCCATGCCCTGCGCGAAAGCGCCCATCTGTGGGCCGCGGGTGAGCGTCAAAGAGCCGTTGAAAACCTGGAGCAGGCGGTAAGTCAGGCGGTGAATTCAGGCGCGCTCGTGGCGCAATTGATAGAATACCATGCTTCCCTGGGCAACGTTCACGCGGCAGAGAGACTTTTCGCCAGCGTTCAATCTGGCGCGCCGATGATGGATGCGCATTTACCCTTCCTCGCCATGGCGAAACACTATCTTGACAGATCAGAATTTTCTAAGGCGGCCGACCTGCTCTCTCAAGTGCCATCGCCTACCAGAATTGATGATCTCATCGAACTTGCTGTGCTGTACAAAAGATCAGGTCGGTTTGCCGACGCGCACAGCGTGTTTGCATCAAACTACGACATGATCAAGGACAGCGCCAAAGCTGTTCACGAATACGCGCAGACGAAGCTGAAGTTGTCCATGACTTCGGCGTCGAGAGACAGAACGACGAAGCAGCGGCTGACGCGGGACGCAGTCGAGCTGCTGCGCCGCGCCATTCAGTTGTCTGACGATCGTGTGCGCAACGCGTGGTGCTATTTCGATCTGGCTAAAGCGCTGACCTGGCTGAAGTCTCCTGATACCGAAGTGCGACAAGCCTACGAAAAGGCGCTGGAGCTGCAGCCGAACGAACCGCGCTTCCGTGAGTCGTTCGAGGATTGGGAGCAGAAGCGATGAGGGTCGCCATCTGTACCCGAATGATGACGGCTGCTGGTATGGTTCTTTTCACTTGCATCGAGGATTTTGTTCAATGATTCTTACGAGTAACCAGATTCCCGGCCTTGTCTTGACCGAGCAT
The DNA window shown above is from Candidatus Amarolinea dominans and carries:
- a CDS encoding putative DNA binding domain-containing protein; this encodes MSILPINLDDLINARSVESVRREFKGTWSAPILEQTVRTISAFANDFFNLNGGYIVIGVDEQGGLPVLPPRGLEGFNLDEIQKQIRGNCRKIDPEYQPVIAPEVYQDRQILVIWAPAGDVRPYQAPETTRGGERRYYVRQGAETVEAKGDSLTQLMAMTAKVPFDDRRSLGHTVDVISPTLVRHFLSDIKSDLVSPGAQVADRDLYRYMRISAQVNGFDAPRNVALLFFVNDPEIYFPGARIEVVQFGDGAGGDLIEERLFRGPLSAQIRQALDYLDALSTTMIRKIPRQAEAHRTVAFPYEAMEEALVNAVYHRSYEGVPEPVKVYLYPDRMEIISYPGPAPGIEMRHFQVGATVPPVPSRNRRIGEFLKELRLAEGRGTGIPKIYRKMNENGSPRPIFEFDESRTYFRVILPAHPQYVVIHALRESAHLWAAGERQRAVENLEQAVSQAVNSGALVAQLIEYHASLGNVHAAERLFASVQSGAPMMDAHLPFLAMAKHYLDRSEFSKAADLLSQVPSPTRIDDLIELAVLYKRSGRFADAHSVFASNYDMIKDSAKAVHEYAQTKLKLSMTSASRDRTTKQRLTRDAVELLRRAIQLSDDRVRNAWCYFDLAKALTWLKSPDTEVRQAYEKALELQPNEPRFRESFEDWEQKR